The window CCTGGATCGAGCTCCTTCCCAACGCAGTGGATATGAGCCAATACCGCTGCGACGACGGCCGGAAGAGCCCGGTGCCGTTGATCGGCTACCTCGGTCGTTTGAAGAAATACAAGTGCGTTGATCATATTATCAAGGCGCTGCCTCTGGTCCTGCGGCAACGCCACGACGCTCGGCTGTTGATCATCGGCGGCGGGGACGACCGGGCCCGGCTTGAGCGGATCGTCCACGAAGGGGGATTGACGGACAAGGTGCTCTTTACCGGCCATGTGAGCCAGGAAGAAAAAGTCGCTTACCTGAATCAGCTGTGGATCGCGGTGAATCCATCGCCCAAAGAGGGGTGGGGGCTGACCGTGATTGAGGCCAATGCATGCGGTGTGCCGGTGGTGGCAGCGGATTCTCCGGGCTTGCGTGATTCAGTGGTGGATGGAAAGACCGGCCGGCTCTATCCTTTCGGCGACATCGATCGTCTGAGTCAGACGATAGCGGCTTTTCTGTCTGATCCGTCTCTGCGCGCCGGCTGCGGACGAGAGGCGTTGACCTGGGCCCGTTCGTTCACCTGGGAGGCCTCGGCGCGAAAAGCGTTGACGATTATCGATCAAGTAGTTCATTCCTAAACAGTGGAGTAATTATGCCGGATTATAAAAAGTACCACCGATGGGCGGCGTTGTTCGCATTTCTGGTCTCTCTGATCATTTATCTGCGCACAATGGCCAATACGGTGTCGTTCTGGGATTGCGGTGAATTTATCGCCTGCTCGTACACCCTTGGCATTCCCCATCCACCGGGTGCGCCGTTTTATCTGCTCATCGGAAGGCTGTTCAGCATGCTGCCCTTTGCCGCCAGCATCGCGGTGCGCGTCAACACGATTTCCGCTGTGGCCACGGCGCTCACGGTCATGCTGACCTATCTGATTATCGTCCGCTTGATCAAACAGTGGCGTGGAGAACCCCAAACTCCGCAGGATCTGCTGATCCTGGTCGGCAGCGGCTTGCTCGGCAGCCTGACTTTTGCTTTTACCGACACCCTGTGGTTCAACGCCGTGGAAGCGGAAGTCTATGCCATCAGCGCGTTGTTCACCGCCGCCATCGTCTGGTTGATTCTGGTTTGGCTGGAGAGATCCGATGAAGCCTATGCGGACCGCTATCTATTAATCATCGCTTACCTGGTGGGTCTGGCCATCGGCGTCCACCTGCTGATGATCCTGGCCTTGCCCGCCATCGCGCTCATCGTCTACTATCGGCTGCTGGATAAAAAAGGCGAGA is drawn from bacterium and contains these coding sequences:
- a CDS encoding glycosyltransferase family 4 protein: MSEAKRYHILVINWQDIRNPYGGGAEVHLHEIFKRVAADGHRVTLLCSGFAGAPGREQIDGLEVVRKGSRNWFNYSVPADYRALAAKNRFDVVIDDLNKIPFYTPWFVREPILALIHHFFGKSIYRETNWPAASYVYCSERLVPVVYRRTPFAAVSQSTADELRRSGHKSWIELLPNAVDMSQYRCDDGRKSPVPLIGYLGRLKKYKCVDHIIKALPLVLRQRHDARLLIIGGGDDRARLERIVHEGGLTDKVLFTGHVSQEEKVAYLNQLWIAVNPSPKEGWGLTVIEANACGVPVVAADSPGLRDSVVDGKTGRLYPFGDIDRLSQTIAAFLSDPSLRAGCGREALTWARSFTWEASARKALTIIDQVVHS